A region of Phyllostomus discolor isolate MPI-MPIP mPhyDis1 chromosome 15, mPhyDis1.pri.v3, whole genome shotgun sequence DNA encodes the following proteins:
- the ACBD3 gene encoding Golgi resident protein GCP60 — MAAVLNAERLEVSVDGLTLSPDPEERPGAEGAPLLPPPLPPPSPPGAGRGPGAAGKQPEPGEAAAGGAAEEARWLEQRWGFGLEELYGLALRFFKEKDGKAFHPTYEEKLKLVALHKQVLLGPYNPDTCPEVGFFDVLGNDRRREWAALGNMSKEDAMVEFVKLLTRCCHLFSTYVASHKIEKEEQEKKRKEEEERRRREEEERERLQKEEERRRREEEERLRREEEERRRLEEERLRLEQQKQQIMAALNSQTAVQFQQYAAQQYPGNYEQQQILIRQLQEQHYQQYMQQLYQVQLAQQQAALQKQQEVAVAGAALPTSSKANATAPSDVMPVNGQARPHTDSPDKEPEPEAAEEALENGPKESLPVVAAPSMWTRPQIKDFKEKIRQDADSVITVGRGEVVTVRVPTHEEGSYLFWEFATDSYDIGFGVYFEWTDSPNTAVSVHVSESSDDEEEEEENVSSEEKAKKNASKPLLDEIVPVYRRDCHEEVYAGSHQYPGRGVYLLKFDNSYSLWRSKSVYYRVYYTR; from the exons ATGGCGGCGGTGCTGAACGCTGAGCGACTCGAGGTCTCCGTCGACGGCCTCACGCTGAGCCCGGACCCGGAGGAGCGGCCCGGTGCAGAGGGCgccccgctgctgccgccgccgctgccgccgccctCGCCTCCCGGGGCCGGCCGGGGCCCTGGCGCAGCCGGGAAGCAACCGGAGCCCGGGGAGGCGGCGGCTGGGGGCGCGGCGGAGGAGGCGCGGTGGCTGGAGCAGCGCTGGGGCTTCGGCCTGGAGGAGCTGTACGGCCTGGCGCTGCGCTTCTTCAAAG aaaaagatGGCAAAGCATTTCATCCAACTTATGAAGAAAAACTGAAGCTTGTGGCCCTGCATAAGCAGGTTCTCTTGGGCCCATACAACCCAGACACGTGTCCTGAGGTTGGCTTCTTCGACGTGCTGGGGAATGACAGGAG GAGAGAGTGGGCAGCCCTGGGGAACATGTCTAAAGAGGACGCCATGGTGGAGTTTGTCAAGCTTCTAACGAGGTGCTGCCATCTCTTCTCAACGTACGTTGCGTCCCACAAAAtagagaaggaagagcaagaaaaaaaaag gaaggaggaggaggagcggaggCGGCGTGAAGAGGAAGAGCGAGAGCGcctgcagaaggaggaggagagacgccggagggaagaggaggagaggctccggcgggaggaggaggagaggcggcggctggaggaggagaggctgCGGCTGGAGCAGCAGAA GCAGCAGATAATGGCAGCCCTGAACTCGCAGACGGCCGTGCAGTTCCAGCAGTACGCAGCCCAGCAGTACCCGGGGAACTACGAGCAGCAGCAGATCCTCATCCGCCAGCTGCAGGAGCAGCACTACCAGCAGTACATGCAGCAGCTGTACCAGGTCCAGCTCGCACAGCAGCAG GCAGCGTTGCAGAAGCAACAGGAAGTAGCAGTGGCTGGGGCTGCTTTGCCGACGTCGTCGAAAGCGAACGCCACTGCACCGAGCGATGTGATGCCGGTTAACGGACAGGCCCGCCCGCACACGGACAGCCCCGACAAGGAGCCGGAGCCCGAAGCTGCAGAGGAAGCCCTGGAGAACGGACCAAAAG AATCTCTTCCGGTAGTAGCAGCTCCGTCCATGTGGACGCGGCCCCAGATCAAAGACTTTAAAGAGAAGATTCGGCAGGACGCGGACTCCGTGATTACGGTGGGCCGAGGAGAAGTGGTCACTGTCCGAGTTCCCACCCACGAAGAAGGGTCCTACCTCTTCTGGGAGTTCGCCACAGACAGCTATGACATTGGGTTCGGGGTGTATTTTGAATGGACAGACTCCCCCAACACTGCCGTCAGCGTGCACGTCAGCGAGTCCAGCGacgacgaggaggaggaggaag AAAACGTCAGTAGTGAAGAGAAAGCCAAAAAGAACGCCAGCAAGCCTCTGCTGGATGAGATCGTGCCTGTGTACCGGCGGGACTGTCACGAAGAAGTGTACGCGGGCAGCCACCAATATCCAGGGAGAGGGGTCTATCTCCTCAAGTTTGACAACTCCTACTCTTTGTGGAGGTCAAAATCAGTCTACTACAGAGTCTATTACACTAGATAA